One part of the Caldicoprobacter guelmensis genome encodes these proteins:
- a CDS encoding AAA domain-containing protein: protein MQALEYQERLDDLEEVLSILRRKNRSGRPRAFLWNKVSDEIHRQILYMAAQELNLPSPRFIASKDLEKHKFKFLDNQPLNGLYSYYKNRVPRKEGVHVITNICDQLGIPPVSEDEWIKYIGTHNIFSWDNIPKEAKKKILLMACQELGYPHPIYIKNDDFSHRFKFLNGKTLTGFYNYFKNLSQDIRGSVIKNMCDMLDIEITEQDWISYITDPSITIFWDIIPHKIIRDILFKAARKFGYSNPRMMSSDDLKVGLDFLNGMSLYSFASRFFGLNRGGMRSIDFICDVYGVPELTFEEWLHFISHQKNFKWEAIPKPYLAKILFMKASEEGKSNPRMLKAEDFSKPAFFLNNKTLASLYAYYSILAFNSGKDTVTYMCDNLDIPQLNIDEWVSQVGEPNSKVTWESIPKEITREILYMCAHELGLKSPRLMGYKDFCLTKFECLNGKTLSGLYAYYSLRMPSNEMPIVQYICDSLGIEKLTVNEWIEMIANCNMCRWESVPLKVQREIIMRAAIEMKVFHPRLMGTKEFDSVELKFLNNKTLSGLYYHYAAKLDDPEQQVTEFIFNTLNIPRIDINPKTGRLATADNISHRKYFDSLANIKALVNEYLKRFDLESLCRKHTFIKNAKKAGIYKKGLVTVLAPMNRKQYLDFLYEILKAVPRDWLGLRKPRKGDYRLLKSDLYKLAGIKEFTEEPVTKINFAKPELVQLKDKKAVIEELNVYKKLLDIKIRKFHDMRCIFLVEFGDSFIFQIEASLFPGEVIMSNTGYEFEVVECRERKTNEGYIIELRPLEPVTEDEVANIKTFTRSSNDAILLNYLENLTRQIEDDTLSPLMAVVLGLRKEAPLSWEDLGVIPDHAYYNKSLLSNQAQKQAVALACALDGINHVLEIVQGPPGTGKTTLIKEIALQYYHAGKNVLILAKTNVAVDNILEKLIEDKVRVLRTGNNIEFKSTLPYAPAVSTSNPTYMARLRGTNKIVLGTPLGFYLDRNMEPENYDIVIIDEASQLDVPESLFSLGFADKAVIIGDHMQIPPFPIQNEVLLEYDPHIDLYTSEELQKSLFEKLITDKNRFNSVFLDINYRTENPKMVSFISELIYDGRLYPNTDSLYYKIPQQERSRLFPDSPIEIIDTSEFLDPHTRAETEENSTYYNMSEAMLSVKKVLDLLKAGENLEDICIITPYKAQTEKLKEVFKTNAKYFSSFNCSLEDFIQHNIYTIDSFQGREQENVIINWVRSNYSGPGTYTRTGFLRDYRRINVALSRAKKRLILIGDFATLTKSENMRVQYIFSKIKSINREEKIVL, encoded by the coding sequence GTGCAAGCATTAGAATACCAAGAAAGGCTGGATGACCTCGAAGAAGTACTCTCCATATTAAGGCGGAAAAACAGGTCAGGCCGTCCCCGCGCTTTTTTATGGAACAAGGTAAGCGACGAGATACACAGACAGATATTATACATGGCAGCCCAGGAGCTCAATCTCCCCAGCCCTCGCTTCATTGCCTCCAAAGACCTTGAAAAGCACAAATTCAAATTTTTGGATAATCAACCGCTAAATGGCTTGTATTCGTATTATAAAAACAGGGTCCCCAGAAAAGAAGGCGTACATGTAATTACCAATATATGCGACCAGCTGGGCATACCACCGGTATCAGAAGATGAATGGATTAAATATATAGGCACGCACAACATTTTCTCCTGGGATAATATCCCAAAAGAGGCAAAGAAAAAGATATTGCTTATGGCCTGTCAAGAACTGGGATATCCCCATCCCATTTACATCAAAAACGACGATTTTTCGCATAGGTTCAAGTTTTTAAACGGGAAAACCCTTACAGGGTTTTATAATTACTTCAAGAACCTCTCACAAGACATAAGGGGAAGCGTCATAAAAAACATGTGCGACATGCTAGACATCGAAATCACCGAACAAGACTGGATTTCCTATATTACCGATCCTTCAATAACCATTTTTTGGGACATCATTCCCCACAAAATAATAAGAGATATACTGTTTAAGGCTGCACGAAAGTTTGGATACTCCAACCCCAGGATGATGTCATCCGATGACCTAAAAGTTGGGCTCGATTTCTTAAACGGCATGTCGCTTTACAGCTTTGCCTCTAGGTTTTTTGGTTTAAACAGGGGTGGTATGCGCAGCATCGATTTCATATGCGACGTCTACGGGGTACCAGAGCTAACTTTTGAAGAATGGCTGCACTTTATCTCTCATCAAAAGAATTTTAAATGGGAGGCCATACCAAAGCCTTACCTGGCAAAAATATTGTTTATGAAAGCCTCGGAAGAAGGTAAGAGCAATCCACGAATGCTCAAGGCAGAAGATTTCTCCAAACCCGCCTTCTTTTTGAACAATAAAACCCTAGCAAGCCTGTACGCCTACTACAGCATTCTGGCCTTCAATAGCGGTAAAGACACGGTGACCTATATGTGCGACAACCTGGATATACCGCAACTGAATATCGATGAATGGGTATCACAGGTTGGCGAGCCCAACTCCAAAGTGACGTGGGAATCAATCCCTAAGGAAATTACCAGGGAAATACTATACATGTGCGCACACGAGCTGGGGCTTAAAAGTCCGCGGCTCATGGGATACAAGGATTTTTGCCTCACCAAATTCGAGTGCCTGAATGGAAAGACGCTGTCCGGGCTTTATGCATACTACAGCCTTAGGATGCCTTCCAACGAGATGCCGATAGTACAATATATATGCGACTCACTAGGGATAGAAAAACTGACGGTCAATGAGTGGATAGAAATGATAGCCAACTGCAACATGTGCAGGTGGGAGAGCGTACCCTTGAAGGTCCAGCGAGAGATAATCATGCGAGCAGCCATCGAAATGAAGGTATTTCATCCCAGGCTCATGGGAACCAAAGAATTCGACTCGGTAGAACTCAAATTCTTAAACAACAAAACTTTAAGTGGGCTATATTACCACTATGCTGCCAAACTCGATGACCCGGAACAGCAAGTAACCGAGTTTATATTCAATACCCTGAACATCCCAAGAATCGACATAAACCCCAAAACTGGAAGATTGGCCACCGCTGACAATATATCCCACCGTAAGTATTTTGACAGCCTGGCCAACATAAAGGCATTAGTCAACGAATATTTAAAGAGGTTTGACCTTGAAAGCCTTTGCAGAAAACACACATTCATTAAAAATGCTAAAAAGGCCGGCATATACAAAAAAGGCCTGGTCACCGTCCTGGCACCCATGAACCGGAAGCAATATCTGGACTTCCTTTACGAGATATTAAAAGCTGTACCCAGAGATTGGCTTGGCCTTAGAAAACCCCGTAAAGGAGACTACAGGTTACTGAAAAGCGACCTTTATAAGCTGGCTGGCATTAAAGAATTCACCGAAGAACCGGTTACCAAGATAAATTTCGCAAAACCCGAGCTGGTACAGCTTAAAGATAAAAAAGCGGTAATTGAGGAACTCAATGTCTATAAGAAGCTTCTTGACATAAAAATAAGGAAATTTCATGACATGAGGTGCATTTTCCTAGTGGAATTCGGTGATTCATTCATATTCCAGATAGAAGCATCCTTGTTCCCTGGAGAAGTTATCATGTCGAATACGGGATATGAGTTTGAAGTCGTTGAATGCCGGGAGCGTAAAACCAATGAAGGTTATATCATAGAACTTCGGCCTTTAGAGCCAGTTACTGAAGATGAAGTAGCCAACATTAAGACCTTTACCAGGAGCTCCAATGACGCCATACTCCTAAACTATCTTGAAAACCTAACGCGCCAGATAGAAGACGATACCCTCTCTCCCCTTATGGCAGTAGTATTGGGACTCAGGAAGGAAGCACCCTTGTCATGGGAAGATTTAGGTGTAATTCCTGACCACGCCTATTACAATAAGAGCCTGCTGTCCAATCAAGCACAAAAACAAGCAGTAGCTCTGGCGTGTGCTTTGGATGGCATCAACCACGTGCTTGAAATAGTGCAGGGGCCACCAGGCACAGGCAAGACTACCTTGATAAAGGAGATTGCTTTGCAGTATTACCACGCTGGCAAGAATGTACTCATACTCGCCAAGACCAACGTGGCTGTGGATAATATACTTGAAAAGCTGATAGAGGATAAGGTACGGGTACTGCGCACCGGGAACAACATAGAGTTTAAATCCACACTACCCTATGCCCCTGCCGTCTCAACATCCAACCCAACTTATATGGCCAGGCTAAGAGGCACTAACAAGATTGTACTGGGCACTCCACTGGGCTTTTACCTGGACAGAAACATGGAGCCCGAAAACTATGATATAGTGATCATAGACGAGGCCTCACAACTAGACGTGCCTGAGTCGCTCTTTAGCCTGGGCTTTGCAGACAAGGCGGTCATCATTGGTGACCACATGCAAATACCGCCCTTTCCCATTCAGAACGAGGTTCTTTTAGAATACGATCCTCACATAGACCTTTACACCAGCGAGGAGCTGCAAAAAAGCCTTTTTGAAAAGCTTATAACCGACAAAAACAGGTTCAACTCGGTATTTCTGGATATAAACTACCGTACTGAAAATCCAAAGATGGTATCGTTTATCTCAGAGCTCATATACGACGGAAGGCTTTATCCTAACACCGATTCGCTGTATTACAAGATACCACAACAAGAAAGAAGCAGGTTATTCCCGGACAGCCCTATAGAAATCATTGATACATCGGAGTTTTTGGACCCTCATACCCGCGCCGAGACCGAAGAAAACTCTACCTACTACAACATGAGCGAGGCCATGTTATCGGTCAAAAAGGTCCTGGACCTGTTAAAAGCAGGCGAAAACCTGGAGGATATATGCATAATCACACCCTACAAAGCTCAAACCGAAAAATTAAAGGAGGTATTTAAAACCAACGCAAAGTATTTTTCCAGTTTTAACTGTTCCCTAGAAGATTTTATACAGCACAACATCTACACCATCGATTCCTTCCAGGGCCGCGAACAGGAAAATGTCATAATAAACTGGGTTAGAAGCAATTACAGCGGACCGGGCACATATACCCGCACCGGCTTTTTGAGGGATTACCGCCGAATAAACGTAGCGCTGTCCCGTGCCAAAAAGCGGCTTATACTGATAGGCGACTTCGCCACGCTAACCAAATCGGAAAACATGAGGGTTCAGTATATATTCTCCAAAATAAAGAGCATAAACAGAGAAGAAAAAATTGTATTATAA
- a CDS encoding energy-coupling factor ABC transporter permease, protein MSHIHLPDGVIPTFWWVLGYIVSLVLAFILLKRVNAQAVRNRIPEMAMMAAVMLITMSVPLGFIPFHMNFAALAGILLGPGPGFVVVFVANFILALLGHGGITAVGLNTLIIGLEALVGGTAFNLLKARLGSIPSSVVSTAMALLLSTALMILFLSLIGVVNIQSGEGILHGEHLHEGGAHEGGADQLELEESHQDDREYGFGKVTLAGWSAVLAVLLIGIVLECLVTALIVNFFMKVRPDIINPTSGEKR, encoded by the coding sequence ATGAGCCATATTCATTTGCCAGATGGTGTAATCCCCACTTTCTGGTGGGTCTTGGGATACATAGTCAGTCTAGTTCTAGCGTTTATCCTGCTGAAAAGAGTGAATGCACAAGCAGTGCGTAACAGAATACCCGAGATGGCAATGATGGCGGCTGTTATGCTGATCACCATGTCTGTGCCATTAGGGTTTATACCTTTTCATATGAACTTTGCTGCATTGGCTGGTATTCTGTTAGGTCCAGGTCCAGGGTTTGTGGTGGTTTTTGTGGCAAATTTCATCCTGGCCCTTTTAGGACACGGAGGGATTACCGCCGTGGGGTTAAATACACTGATTATAGGGCTTGAGGCGTTGGTTGGTGGGACTGCATTTAATTTGTTGAAAGCCAGACTTGGGAGTATCCCTTCAAGCGTTGTATCGACGGCTATGGCCCTTCTGCTGTCCACAGCCCTTATGATCCTGTTTTTAAGTTTGATTGGAGTGGTAAATATACAGTCAGGAGAAGGCATTTTACATGGGGAACACCTTCATGAGGGGGGTGCTCATGAGGGGGGTGCTGACCAGCTTGAGCTAGAGGAGTCACACCAAGACGATAGAGAGTATGGATTTGGGAAAGTGACCTTGGCAGGATGGTCTGCTGTGTTAGCCGTGTTGCTTATAGGCATTGTACTTGAATGTTTGGTAACGGCTTTGATTGTGAACTTCTTTATGAAGGTACGGCCAGATATAATAAACCCTACGTCGGGTGAGAAAAGGTAG
- a CDS encoding energy-coupling factor transporter transmembrane component T family protein — translation MHLAVMDYMASNGTSLFHRASVPYKMLMTLCFLGVVIGGNDVISIGILIAVLLILYMMARVRFKEILHLLLYPAFFSLLFAAFRFQESWTSGLLIMFKGIGAALVTLFLLATTPWVEVFAFLSTYLPGLLVDIFLFTYRSFFILIDQVDNLLRSIKIKGGYHPFNMVMNIKNMAAVVGLILLHSFEMSQRMYKIYLLRGYDGGIPIKRRWWKLDYSDGIVIAISLFVLVGTVISWKLWWK, via the coding sequence ATGCACTTGGCAGTAATGGATTATATGGCTAGCAATGGTACTAGTTTGTTTCACCGTGCGAGTGTGCCCTATAAGATGTTGATGACGCTGTGCTTTCTTGGGGTGGTCATTGGCGGCAACGACGTCATCTCGATAGGGATATTAATAGCCGTTTTGCTAATTTTGTACATGATGGCCAGAGTACGGTTTAAGGAAATATTACATCTGCTCCTTTATCCGGCCTTTTTCAGCTTACTTTTTGCTGCCTTCAGGTTTCAGGAGTCATGGACGTCAGGGCTTTTAATTATGTTTAAAGGTATAGGGGCTGCCCTTGTGACGCTGTTTTTGCTGGCTACCACGCCCTGGGTTGAGGTGTTTGCATTTTTGTCGACGTATTTGCCCGGGCTGCTGGTTGATATATTCCTGTTTACATATCGCTCTTTTTTTATTTTAATTGACCAGGTGGATAACCTTCTTCGCAGCATAAAAATAAAAGGAGGATACCACCCTTTTAACATGGTCATGAATATTAAAAATATGGCGGCGGTAGTCGGCCTGATTTTGTTACATTCATTTGAAATGAGCCAAAGGATGTACAAAATATATCTGCTCAGGGGATATGATGGAGGTATTCCGATAAAACGAAGATGGTGGAAGCTTGACTATTCTGATGGTATAGTCATAGCTATTTCATTATTTGTCTTGGTAGGGACGGTGATATCGTGGAAGCTTTGGTGGAAGTAA
- a CDS encoding ATP-binding cassette domain-containing protein produces MEALVEVKCIRHIYPDNTQVALCGLDFVVKAGERVAILGPNGAGKTTLLLHILGLLAPVEGSVKVMGLEPHKHFRQVRRYIGVVFQNVDEQIIGPTVYDDIAFTPRNERLTREEVERRVMAVAKKIGIEDILYKIPHYLSGGQKKKVALAGAIVMSPRLLILDEPFDGLDPASKKEIMDLLNHLNRENGTTLIITTHDVNIVPYIADTVYVIYDGKIVAKGSPSEVFVRKDVLEEAHLESPILVELFSSLKEKGYGVSIPVTLEEAKRQLYMLLEDTV; encoded by the coding sequence GTGGAAGCTTTGGTGGAAGTAAAGTGCATAAGGCATATCTACCCGGATAACACTCAGGTGGCTTTATGCGGATTGGATTTCGTTGTAAAGGCGGGAGAAAGGGTGGCCATCTTAGGGCCTAATGGTGCTGGCAAGACTACGCTGCTTTTACATATCCTGGGGCTATTGGCGCCAGTCGAAGGTTCGGTTAAAGTGATGGGATTAGAGCCGCATAAGCATTTCCGACAGGTGCGCCGATATATCGGTGTGGTTTTCCAGAACGTTGATGAGCAGATTATAGGGCCGACGGTATATGATGACATTGCCTTTACGCCCAGGAATGAGAGGCTTACCAGGGAAGAAGTGGAAAGACGTGTGATGGCTGTCGCAAAGAAGATTGGAATTGAGGATATACTTTACAAGATACCCCATTATTTGAGTGGTGGTCAGAAAAAGAAAGTAGCGCTGGCCGGCGCTATAGTTATGTCTCCCAGGCTTTTGATATTGGATGAACCGTTTGATGGCTTGGATCCTGCTTCTAAAAAGGAGATAATGGACCTGCTGAATCATTTGAACCGGGAAAATGGTACCACCCTGATTATTACCACTCATGATGTAAACATTGTACCCTATATTGCCGATACGGTGTACGTAATATACGATGGCAAGATAGTTGCCAAGGGAAGCCCAAGTGAGGTATTTGTTCGGAAGGATGTACTTGAAGAGGCACATCTTGAGTCGCCTATCTTGGTTGAGCTGTTTTCATCTCTCAAGGAGAAAGGTTATGGTGTAAGTATACCTGTTACTTTGGAAGAGGCTAAACGTCAGCTGTATATGCTGCTTGAGGATACCGTATAA
- a CDS encoding HD domain-containing phosphohydrolase, which produces MEFTANLLDFAEMLACAVDLMERGSHHHGQRVAYIAFRLFEKVKPGHDPTDVVIASYLHDIGIESFRVKEKAREFRLDREVLWPHCRDGAELVETVDLLKSIKPFILYHHSDYSEILNGLKDVPLEAQIIHLADRIEVLIKPGRLVLEQVDNIVNTILSYKGFMFNPQLVEVFVDLAEKESFWLDIVNEYQPVVEHISFPSLDIKMDANDVRQFSHLCARIVDRKSPFTAQHSQRIASIAVRLAGFCGMRGQDLFFMEIAGLLHDLGKLAVPDTILHKQGRLTEGEYRVVKQHSYYTYCLINRLNVMDKVRDWAAFHHERLDGSGYPFHLTAGELDLGARVMAVADMVGAITEDRPYRAGYGEKETMDMLREQVRYNRIDGDVVDILGKYFSEIVYGG; this is translated from the coding sequence TTGGAATTTACGGCTAACCTTTTGGATTTTGCAGAAATGCTTGCTTGTGCTGTGGACCTTATGGAGAGAGGGTCACATCATCATGGGCAGAGGGTAGCATACATCGCTTTCCGACTGTTTGAAAAGGTAAAGCCGGGGCATGACCCAACTGACGTTGTGATTGCGTCGTACCTACATGACATAGGTATCGAATCTTTCAGGGTGAAGGAAAAAGCAAGGGAATTTCGCTTGGATAGAGAAGTCTTGTGGCCCCACTGTCGCGACGGCGCTGAACTGGTTGAAACGGTAGACCTGCTTAAAAGTATCAAGCCTTTTATCCTTTATCACCACTCCGATTATTCTGAAATACTGAACGGTTTGAAAGATGTCCCCTTGGAGGCTCAAATTATCCATTTGGCTGATAGGATAGAGGTGCTGATCAAGCCTGGCAGGCTTGTGCTGGAACAGGTGGATAATATTGTGAATACAATTTTGAGCTATAAGGGTTTTATGTTTAATCCCCAGCTGGTCGAGGTTTTTGTTGATTTGGCTGAAAAAGAGTCATTTTGGCTGGACATTGTAAATGAGTATCAACCGGTAGTGGAGCATATCTCCTTTCCCTCGTTGGACATCAAGATGGATGCAAATGACGTGCGACAGTTTTCTCATCTTTGTGCAAGAATTGTAGATAGAAAGAGCCCATTTACAGCGCAGCATTCCCAACGTATAGCATCAATAGCTGTGAGATTGGCAGGGTTTTGTGGCATGAGAGGGCAGGATTTATTTTTTATGGAGATAGCAGGGTTGCTTCATGATTTAGGCAAGCTTGCTGTACCTGATACCATATTACATAAGCAAGGAAGGTTGACCGAGGGGGAGTATCGGGTAGTCAAGCAGCACTCATATTATACTTACTGCCTGATCAATCGGCTCAATGTGATGGACAAGGTGCGGGACTGGGCGGCTTTTCATCATGAGCGCCTGGACGGGAGCGGCTATCCCTTTCACCTGACTGCCGGCGAATTGGATCTGGGAGCCAGGGTGATGGCCGTAGCCGATATGGTGGGGGCTATAACTGAGGATAGACCCTATAGAGCTGGTTACGGCGAGAAGGAGACCATGGATATGTTGAGGGAGCAGGTGAGATATAATCGTATAGATGGGGATGTTGTGGATATTTTGGGCAAGTACTTCAGTGAAATCGTCTATGGTGGGTAA
- the glmS gene encoding glutamine--fructose-6-phosphate transaminase (isomerizing), which translates to MCGIVGYIGDKQALPILIEGLKRLEYRGYDSAGVAVHDGNCINISKAKGRLTVLEQRVDPNRLQGTLGIGHTRWATHGEPSDINSHPHTNQSGEIAIVHNGIIENYMKLKDWLQREGYVFVSETDTEAVAHLINYYYCGDLVEAVRKALDKIEGSYALGVIAKDHPDCMVAARKDSPLVIGLGDGENYIASDIPAILKYTRKVYLLEDREIALIRRDGVEVIDQYGNKVQKELFEVTWDVESAEKGGYQHFMIKEIHEEPKALRDTMASRIVDGKVNLSDLNITKEQLEKAGKIIIIACGTAYHAGVVGKYVIEKLARIPVDVEIASEFRYKDPLIDENNIVIIISQSGETADTLAAMRMCKKVGAKVIAVTNVVGSTVSREADHVVYTWAGPEIAVASTKAYTTQLLCMYMMALDFADKLGRISADEYRRIIEGIKRLPELAQKILDDKEVIQRCADETFNASSIFYMGRGLDYAVAMEGSLKLKEISYIHSEAYAAGELKHGTIALIEEGTPVVALATQKGLFEKTLSNIKEVKARGAFVIAVTMEGDTQIEKEADRVIYIPKVYDILAPVLVVIPLQLYAYYVAVAKGCDVDKPRNLAKSVTVE; encoded by the coding sequence GTGTGTGGTATTGTTGGATATATAGGAGATAAGCAGGCTTTGCCCATTCTGATTGAAGGGTTAAAGAGGCTAGAATACAGAGGTTATGACTCGGCAGGTGTGGCGGTTCATGATGGAAATTGTATAAATATCAGCAAGGCAAAGGGAAGATTAACAGTACTGGAGCAGAGAGTAGATCCTAATCGGCTTCAGGGAACGTTAGGGATAGGGCATACTAGGTGGGCTACACATGGTGAACCTTCTGATATCAACTCGCATCCCCATACCAACCAGTCGGGAGAGATTGCAATAGTCCACAATGGCATCATAGAGAATTACATGAAGCTTAAGGATTGGCTTCAAAGGGAAGGGTATGTCTTTGTGTCAGAGACCGATACAGAGGCGGTTGCCCATCTGATTAATTACTATTATTGTGGTGACCTTGTGGAAGCGGTAAGAAAGGCATTGGATAAAATAGAGGGTTCTTATGCCCTGGGAGTTATTGCAAAGGATCATCCCGATTGCATGGTGGCTGCGCGCAAGGATAGCCCGTTGGTGATAGGCCTGGGGGATGGCGAAAATTATATAGCTTCTGACATCCCGGCCATATTGAAATATACCAGGAAGGTGTACTTACTAGAAGACAGAGAAATAGCTCTAATACGCAGGGATGGAGTAGAGGTCATAGATCAGTATGGGAATAAGGTACAAAAGGAATTGTTTGAAGTCACATGGGATGTGGAATCGGCTGAAAAGGGCGGATACCAGCATTTTATGATAAAGGAGATACATGAGGAGCCCAAGGCATTGAGGGATACTATGGCTTCCCGCATTGTAGATGGAAAGGTAAACTTGAGCGATTTGAATATCACGAAGGAACAGCTTGAAAAGGCAGGGAAGATTATCATTATCGCTTGTGGAACGGCATATCACGCGGGCGTGGTGGGCAAGTATGTGATTGAGAAATTGGCCAGGATACCGGTGGACGTCGAAATTGCTTCGGAATTTAGATACAAGGACCCATTGATAGATGAGAATAATATAGTAATCATCATAAGCCAGTCGGGCGAAACGGCTGATACTCTGGCTGCCATGAGGATGTGCAAAAAGGTGGGTGCCAAGGTGATCGCCGTTACCAATGTAGTGGGCAGTACGGTGTCCAGGGAGGCCGACCATGTGGTGTACACATGGGCAGGGCCTGAGATTGCCGTGGCTTCCACCAAGGCGTATACCACCCAGCTTTTATGCATGTATATGATGGCGCTTGATTTTGCCGACAAGCTGGGAAGGATATCGGCTGATGAATACCGACGGATAATTGAGGGAATAAAGAGATTGCCGGAACTGGCTCAGAAGATACTCGATGATAAAGAGGTTATTCAGAGGTGTGCGGATGAAACATTCAATGCCAGCAGCATATTCTATATGGGTAGGGGACTGGACTATGCTGTTGCAATGGAGGGTTCACTAAAGCTTAAGGAGATCTCGTATATTCACTCGGAAGCCTATGCTGCAGGAGAACTCAAACATGGTACTATAGCGTTAATAGAAGAGGGTACGCCAGTGGTTGCTTTGGCCACCCAAAAGGGACTGTTTGAAAAGACATTGAGCAATATAAAGGAAGTGAAGGCAAGGGGTGCCTTTGTAATAGCCGTTACCATGGAAGGCGATACCCAGATAGAAAAGGAAGCAGATAGAGTAATATATATACCAAAGGTATACGACATTTTGGCGCCTGTTTTAGTGGTCATACCCCTTCAACTGTATGCGTACTATGTGGCTGTGGCCAAAGGCTGTGACGTGGATAAGCCCAGAAACCTTGCAAAGAGCGTCACTGTGGAGTGA
- a CDS encoding Csac_0668 family 2Fe-2S cluster-binding (seleno)protein, which yields MVSYCEDAELSHKVGNYNTCPICKTSGIKVKNITVKHLVIDDLMQLVGDMDYYICTNEECDIVYYNSKSGIKFDKQQVKVPIWFKKDAYPKYACYCSKVTEEQVIDAVIRHGAKTVEDVVEITGAMKNSCCIKNNPWGKCCHRIIQDAINKGLSMKQGSPDLGVRDRGSARGQ from the coding sequence ATGGTAAGTTATTGTGAAGATGCAGAACTCTCTCACAAAGTGGGTAATTACAATACATGTCCTATATGTAAAACATCAGGGATCAAAGTGAAAAATATTACGGTTAAACATTTGGTAATTGATGATCTTATGCAATTAGTTGGAGATATGGATTATTATATATGCACAAATGAAGAATGCGATATCGTCTATTATAATTCAAAATCAGGGATTAAATTTGATAAGCAGCAAGTGAAAGTGCCCATATGGTTTAAAAAAGATGCTTATCCCAAATATGCATGTTACTGTAGCAAGGTTACAGAGGAGCAGGTAATAGATGCCGTAATAAGACATGGTGCAAAAACAGTTGAGGATGTTGTGGAGATTACAGGAGCGATGAAAAACAGTTGCTGTATAAAGAATAACCCTTGGGGGAAGTGTTGCCATAGGATAATTCAAGACGCTATAAATAAAGGATTGTCCATGAAACAAGGTAGTCCAGATTTGGGTGTTAGGGATAGGGGGAGCGCGAGGGGGCAGTAA
- a CDS encoding TetR/AcrR family transcriptional regulator encodes MPKQTFLNLPEEKRQRITDVLIKHFSQKPYYNVDVSEIAKESDVAKGSMYQYFENKKEMYFYALEIAYQRFLKLLEKLDMAHTNILDYYENSLEGVWLAMKEMRNEYMLLERAFFSHDSPFKDEINEKFLRQSRDFLLEVIKYNQQQGYIRDDVSPLLISIFLEGAGFFMKKFVIEKALSQSSTTLDIDVGYFRETLGQFVKLLKEGVAKK; translated from the coding sequence GTGCCAAAGCAGACGTTTTTGAATCTTCCGGAAGAAAAAAGACAGCGCATCACTGATGTTCTCATAAAGCATTTTTCACAAAAACCCTATTATAACGTTGATGTATCGGAGATTGCAAAGGAAAGCGATGTTGCAAAAGGGAGCATGTATCAGTATTTTGAGAACAAGAAGGAGATGTACTTTTATGCTCTTGAAATTGCCTATCAAAGGTTTTTGAAGCTTCTTGAGAAGCTGGATATGGCGCACACCAATATACTGGATTACTACGAAAATTCACTTGAGGGTGTGTGGCTTGCCATGAAAGAAATGAGAAATGAGTACATGCTCCTTGAAAGGGCGTTTTTTTCCCATGACTCGCCTTTTAAGGATGAGATAAACGAGAAATTTTTAAGGCAGTCAAGGGATTTTCTATTGGAAGTTATCAAGTACAACCAACAACAGGGGTATATAAGGGATGATGTGTCGCCACTGCTGATAAGCATTTTCCTAGAGGGTGCCGGTTTTTTTATGAAGAAGTTTGTGATCGAAAAGGCGCTTAGCCAGTCTTCAACTACCCTGGATATTGATGTGGGATATTTTAGAGAAACCCTCGGCCAGTTTGTCAAACTCCTAAAAGAAGGGGTTGCCAAAAAATAA